GGCCACGTTTCGGTGAACGAATAGCTCACCCGAGTCCAAACCTGTCAGACGCTCCGCCGGTACGCGACTGTCAGCACAACCTATCCATAGGTATTCAGGGTGCTGGGATTTTGCTAATTCCGCAAAGTAAGCCGGATTGTCTTCTTTGATGGTTTTGGACCATTTCACATTATTCGAAAGAAGCTGCTTAATTTGAGCCATGGCGCCCCCTAAAAAATTCTGCGAGCAACTATACACCACATAAGATCATATTTAGATACAATTTAACACTTTCTACTCAACATATTAGCTCCTCCTACCAGCATTATGGTTGATATAACAGATCCCTGTTACCGCAATTGATCGGTATAATGGGTCTGTTGATCTTTGCTGGTTATTTTTGCAGCAGTTTGTGGGGGCTTTATCCAAGGCAGAGGATTAGATGTGTAGTTGCTCTACATGATAAGCCGATAACGCAGGAGAAAGGAGCCACAAACGCTGCCCGAAGGGTTCGGCTAAAAGCGTTTTATGCTTTGTTGAGATTGTATTTATTTAGAGTGACTAAACGTCATACATCTCGCCGCGCCTAAAACGCTTTTCGCGCGAACAAAATCTGACCATCAAAGGTCAACAGACCCTTTAGCGCGCTTTATCTCCTACCCGCTAACTATTTGGGAACAAAATGTGTACACCAGCCGCAAAGAATCGCGGATGGTTTGGGAAAAGTTGCGTCTTTGATTTGTTGGAGAGCACGGATAGGAGAGCTGATTACCTACTTGGGTAATTGGGTAGCTTGCCGAAAAAGGAAGTATTAAAAGGGAGCAAGTTGTGAATTTAGACCGATTCAAACACTGGAGCCTTAAAGGCGACATTTTCGGCGGTGTCACTACTGCCATCATTTCTCTTCCCCTTGCGCTTGCATTTGGTGTCGCCTCTGGCGCTGGTGCTGAAGCAGGTCTTTGGGGCGCTATTCTCGTTGGTTTGTTTGCTGCGCTGTTTGGCGGCTCCTCCACACTGATTTCTGAACCGACCGGCCCGATGACGGTCATTATGACCGCTGTCCTCACCTCTATGATGGCTAGGTACCCTGAAACGGGCATGGCTATGGCCTTTACTGTCGTTATGATGGCGGGCGCATTCCAGGTCTTACTGGGCACGCTAAAGCTGGGTAAGTACGTCACCTTAATGCCATATAGCGTGGTATCCGGTTTTATGTCCGGTATTGGTGTAATACTTATACTGTTGCAAATTAGCCCGCTAATGGGGCAGGCAGCGCCTCCAGGCGGCGTGCTGGGAACGATTCAGGCATTGCCTGAAACCGTCTCGAACCTTAGTTTCAAAGAGCTCTTCCTCGGCCTTCTGACACTGGGCATCCTGTTTTACTTTCCGAAAAAATACCGTAAGTACATTCCTGCCCAGCTCGTTGCGCTGGTACTGGTAACCCTGTTATCTGTCATTTTCTTTGATATCGAGAGCATTCGCCGTATCGGTGAAATTCCAACAGGTTTACCGTCGATTGTGTTCCCGACTTTTACCCCAGAGCAGCTCACCACTATGGTGATTGATGCGCTGGTGCTGGGGACCTTGGGTTGTATCGATACGCTGCTGACGGCAGTGATTGCAGACTCATTGACCCGGGAAGAGCACAACTCTGACAAAGAGCTTCGTGGTCAGGGCATTGCGAACATTATCTCGGGTATGTTCGGAGCGCTGCCAGGAGCCGGTGCCACCATGGGTACCGTGGTGAACGTGCAAGTTGGCGCTCGATCTCCATTGGCAGGGATTGTTCGCGCCCTTATTCTCGCGGCAGTGGTATTGGTCGCGGGCTTTCTGACAGAGCCGATTCCAATGGCTGTGCTGGCCGGTATCGCACTCTATGTGGGTATTAACATTCTTGACTGGAGTTTCCTGCAGCGTGCCCACAAAGTGAGTAAGCACCAAACGGCCATTATGTATGGCGTCATGGCGCTGACTGTTTTTGTCGACTTGATTGTTGCCGTCGGCTTGGGTGTTTTCATTTCCAATGTGATCGTGATTGAAAGGCTCAGCCGAGAGCAGGCGAAGCAGGTGAAAGCCATCAGTGATGCGGATGAGGATGATGTTCCTCTAACAGACGAAGAGCGAGATTTATTAGATAATTCTGATGGAAAGGTGTTGTTTTTCTATCTCTCCGGCCCAATGATCTTCAGCGTGTCCAAAGCCATCTCCCGACAACACACCAGCATCGGCGATTATCGCGTCATGATTCTGGATTTGAGTGATGTGCCTCTGATTGACATGACAGTGGGTCTCGCGCTGGAAAACGCCATTGCCGATGCCCGCGAAGCGAATTGCACTGTGTTCTTGCTCAGTCCTCATGAGCAGACCACAGAACAGCTAAAACGCCTTCATGTTGGCGACTGGGTCGCTGACACGCACATGTTCGACTCCCGTTACGACGCGCTCAATGCTGCCAAGCGGCTAACGGAAGTCATGCCATAAAAGAATAAATAACACTTATGAAAGCAATTGAAATCGACAATCTGGTCAAGGTATATGGCACGGATGTCAAAGCGCTTAAAGGGGTGTCTTTATCGGTTGAGGAGGGCGATTTTTACGCCCTGCTTGGTCCTAACGGTGCCGGAAAATCCACGACGATTGGGATCGTCAGCTCACTGGTTAACAAGACTTCCGGCAAGGTGAAGATTTTCGGTTACGACATCGACACCCAACTGGTCGAAGCAAAAAAACAAATTGGACTGGTGCCTCAGGAGTTTAACTTCAATCAGTTCGAGAAAGTGGAACAAATCGTTGTTAATCAGGCTGGGTACTACGGCGTAGAGCGTGAAGAAGCCAAGCGCCGCGCTAAAAAATACCTCACCCAGCTCGACCTTTGGGAGAAGCGCAACGAATCAGCCCGTAATCTTTCTGGTGGTATGAAGCGCCGGCTGATGATTGCGCGCGCCCTGATGCACGAGCCAAAACTACTTATTCTTGATGAGCCTACAGCGGGTGTAGATATTGAACTGCGCCGCTCGATGTGGACTTTCCTGCAGGAAATCAACAAGCAGGGCATCACTATCATCCTGACCACCCACTATCTCGAAGAAGCGGAAATGCTATGTCGCAATATCGGCATCATCAACCGTGGTGAGCTGATTGAAGACACCTCGATGAAAGCGCTTTTGAAGAAACTGGACGTTGAAACCTTTGTTCTTGATTTGGCGCCGGACAGCTCAGTAAAAAGCTTGGAAGGCGTTCAGTGGGTGCAAGTCGATGACCACACACTGGAAGTTGATGTGCATAAGCACACTGGCCTGAACACTGTCTTTGAACAGTTGACCGCGCAAGGTATCCAGGTGCTTTCGATGAGAAATAAAGCTAACCGATTGGAAGAGTTGTTCGTGACGCTGGTGCGCGAAAATGCGGAGGCCAAAGCATGAATAAACTTTACTGGGTGGCTTTTAAAAGCCTCATCATCAAGGAAGTGACCCGCTTTACCCGTATCTGGGTACAAACGCTGGTGCCGCCTGCCATTACCATGACCTTGTATTTCATCATCTTCGGTAATCTGATTGGCAGCCGGATTGGTGAAATGGGCGGTTTCAGTTACATGGCTTACATCGTACCGGGTCTTATCATGATGTCGGTGATCACCAACTCATACTCTAACGTGGCTTCTTCCTTTTTCAGTGCCAAAATGCACCGGAACATTGAAGAGCTTATGGTTGCGCCTGTACCGAACTACATCATGATCGCCGGTTATGTCGGCGGCGGTGTGGCAAGAGGCTTGGCGGTTGGGGTGATGGTCTCCATGGTGTCGCTGTTTTTTGTCGACCTTAAAATTGCCCATCTCGGCGTGATTGTGGCCACGGTGTTCCTGACATCGGTGGTCTTTTCTCTGGGTGGATTGATCAATGCAGTATTTGCAAAAAGCTTTGATGACATCAGTATCATCCCTACCTTTGTACTGACACCGCTGACGTATCTGGGTGGGGTGTTTTATTCGCTCTCCCTGCTTTCTGAATTCTGGCAGGGCGTGTCGAAGCTGAACCCTATCGTCTACATGGTGAATGCTTTCCGTTACGGCTTTCTTGGTGTGTCTGATGTGAATATCGTGACGTCATTTGCGGTACTAAGTTTGTTTGTCGTCGGACTTTACACGTTAGCGTGGTATCTCATTAGTCGTGGTATCGGCCTTCGAAGCTAAGTGTTATACGATACCAATCGTAGTAAATATCTGCTCATCCTAGCTTGTTAAAATGCTCGATAACTGCGTTGAAAAGTTTGATTGTAGAGTTGCTACTTATCGAAACTTTTCGCCTTGCTCTTGAGCATTTTTCCTACGCTATTTCTGAGCACCTACCTACTGTGATTGGTATGAGTATAAAAAAACCGCCTTCCGGCGGTTTTTTACTATCTGAATGCGAACGTATTATTCTTCGCTGTCGTCAGCGACCTGTGGGGTCAAATCAACAGTAAGGTTGTCGATAAGTCGCACCTGGCTCAGGAAAGCAGCTGCCAGAATTACGGCTTTAGAAGTATGCTCGCTGATAGGTTGCAAGGTGTTGGCATCACGGATGAAAATCTCATCTGGCTCCAGACCCGCTGCGCGCAGTTGGTCGTTACCGTCCAGCACCAGTTCGCTGTAGTCGTTACGGCCACCACGCATTTGGCTACTGATCCAACGCAGGGTTTTTGCCAGCACGGGCGCACGTTGGCGCTCATCGACGGTCAAACGGGTATTACGGCTGCTCATGGCAAGTCCATCCATTTCACGCACTGTGGCAACAGGAATGATTTCGATAGGCAGGCAAAGATCGTCCACCATCTTTTTAATCACTGCCAGTTGCTGGAAGTCTTTCTCACCAAAGCAAGCAACATCCGGCTGAACCATATTGAACAGCTTGGAAACCACGGTTGCTACGCCTTTAAAGTGGCCTGGACGGGATGCGCCTTCAAGCACACCAGAAAGGCCCGGAACATCGACAAATGCGTGATTGTCCATGCCATTGGGGTACATGATGTCGGCGGTCGGGGTGAATACCACCTCAACCCCTTCCGTGTTCAGTTTGGCAATGTCTTCATCGAGCGTGCGAGGATACGCCGCCAAATCATCTGCTTTATCAAACTGCATTGGGTTAACGAAGATGCTAACAACCACTACATCGGCATTCTCACGGGCTCTGCGAACCAGAGTGAGGTGACCGTCGTGCAGGTGACCCATGGTAGGGACAAACGCAATGCGCAGGCCTTCACGGCGCCATTGCTGAACCTGTTCACGGAGTGGGGCAATCTCAGCGATTACTTGCATTTATCGGCATTCCTCAGTTAAACGTCTGCTCTGGGCCAGGGAACTCGCCGCTTGCCACTTCTTCAATGTAACGGGATACAGCCAGACGCATGTCGCCCGTTTCTTTCAGGTAGTTTTTGGAAAAACGTGGGATGTAGTTAGCAGAGATGCCGAACATGTCGTGCATCACCAGAATCTGGCCATCCGTCGCATTACCTGCACCGATGCCGATCACGGGTACACGGACAGCGTCAGTGATGCGTGCAGCCAGCGCTTTTGGCACACATTCCAGCAAAATGACCTGAGCACCGGCTTTTTCGAGTGCCAGTGCGTCTTGAACCATTTGCTCTGCTTTTTCTTCTTCGCGGCCCTGAATTTTAAAGCCACCGAAGATATTAATAGATTGAGGAGTCAGGCCAAGGTGCGCACAAACAGGCACAGCGCGTTGGGTCAGCATGGTGATGGTATCAGCCAGCCAAGCGCCGCCTTCCACTTTCACCATGTTGGCACCTGCCTGCATCAGAACCGCTGCGTTCTTGCAGGCTTCTTCTGGCGTGGCAAATGACATAAATGGCATGTCGGCCATCAGAAGGCTATTTGGGCTCCCTGCGCGCACGCTGCGCGTGTGATAAGCGATTTCGTCAATCGTGACTGAAAGGGTGTCACTCTTTCCTTGCAAAACCATGCCCAGTGAGTCGCCAACCAGCAACACAGGCATTTCTTGCTCTTCAAATAATTGGGCAAAACTGGCGTCATAAGCAGTTGCCGAAGCAAATTTACGTCCTTCCTGCTTCCATGCCATTAAGGTACTAATCGTAATTTTTTTCATCTTGTCTCCCAAACCCTGCTTGTTTTGTTTCGGTGCCTAGGCGGGTGTGCTTACGCGAGGGCAGTCAGGCCGTTTTTATCCGTGA
The nucleotide sequence above comes from Grimontia kaedaensis. Encoded proteins:
- a CDS encoding ABC transporter permease yields the protein MNKLYWVAFKSLIIKEVTRFTRIWVQTLVPPAITMTLYFIIFGNLIGSRIGEMGGFSYMAYIVPGLIMMSVITNSYSNVASSFFSAKMHRNIEELMVAPVPNYIMIAGYVGGGVARGLAVGVMVSMVSLFFVDLKIAHLGVIVATVFLTSVVFSLGGLINAVFAKSFDDISIIPTFVLTPLTYLGGVFYSLSLLSEFWQGVSKLNPIVYMVNAFRYGFLGVSDVNIVTSFAVLSLFVVGLYTLAWYLISRGIGLRS
- a CDS encoding SulP family inorganic anion transporter: MNLDRFKHWSLKGDIFGGVTTAIISLPLALAFGVASGAGAEAGLWGAILVGLFAALFGGSSTLISEPTGPMTVIMTAVLTSMMARYPETGMAMAFTVVMMAGAFQVLLGTLKLGKYVTLMPYSVVSGFMSGIGVILILLQISPLMGQAAPPGGVLGTIQALPETVSNLSFKELFLGLLTLGILFYFPKKYRKYIPAQLVALVLVTLLSVIFFDIESIRRIGEIPTGLPSIVFPTFTPEQLTTMVIDALVLGTLGCIDTLLTAVIADSLTREEHNSDKELRGQGIANIISGMFGALPGAGATMGTVVNVQVGARSPLAGIVRALILAAVVLVAGFLTEPIPMAVLAGIALYVGINILDWSFLQRAHKVSKHQTAIMYGVMALTVFVDLIVAVGLGVFISNVIVIERLSREQAKQVKAISDADEDDVPLTDEERDLLDNSDGKVLFFYLSGPMIFSVSKAISRQHTSIGDYRVMILDLSDVPLIDMTVGLALENAIADAREANCTVFLLSPHEQTTEQLKRLHVGDWVADTHMFDSRYDALNAAKRLTEVMP
- the panB gene encoding 3-methyl-2-oxobutanoate hydroxymethyltransferase, producing the protein MKKITISTLMAWKQEGRKFASATAYDASFAQLFEEQEMPVLLVGDSLGMVLQGKSDTLSVTIDEIAYHTRSVRAGSPNSLLMADMPFMSFATPEEACKNAAVLMQAGANMVKVEGGAWLADTITMLTQRAVPVCAHLGLTPQSINIFGGFKIQGREEEKAEQMVQDALALEKAGAQVILLECVPKALAARITDAVRVPVIGIGAGNATDGQILVMHDMFGISANYIPRFSKNYLKETGDMRLAVSRYIEEVASGEFPGPEQTFN
- a CDS encoding ABC transporter ATP-binding protein, yielding MKAIEIDNLVKVYGTDVKALKGVSLSVEEGDFYALLGPNGAGKSTTIGIVSSLVNKTSGKVKIFGYDIDTQLVEAKKQIGLVPQEFNFNQFEKVEQIVVNQAGYYGVEREEAKRRAKKYLTQLDLWEKRNESARNLSGGMKRRLMIARALMHEPKLLILDEPTAGVDIELRRSMWTFLQEINKQGITIILTTHYLEEAEMLCRNIGIINRGELIEDTSMKALLKKLDVETFVLDLAPDSSVKSLEGVQWVQVDDHTLEVDVHKHTGLNTVFEQLTAQGIQVLSMRNKANRLEELFVTLVRENAEAKA
- the panC gene encoding pantoate--beta-alanine ligase codes for the protein MQVIAEIAPLREQVQQWRREGLRIAFVPTMGHLHDGHLTLVRRARENADVVVVSIFVNPMQFDKADDLAAYPRTLDEDIAKLNTEGVEVVFTPTADIMYPNGMDNHAFVDVPGLSGVLEGASRPGHFKGVATVVSKLFNMVQPDVACFGEKDFQQLAVIKKMVDDLCLPIEIIPVATVREMDGLAMSSRNTRLTVDERQRAPVLAKTLRWISSQMRGGRNDYSELVLDGNDQLRAAGLEPDEIFIRDANTLQPISEHTSKAVILAAAFLSQVRLIDNLTVDLTPQVADDSEE